In Limanda limanda chromosome 3, fLimLim1.1, whole genome shotgun sequence, the sequence gtgtttcttcccgTGCTCCTGTGTCCACAGCAAGCTGGGGTCTGTGCTCCAACGCGCCTTCTACGGGTCCAGTGGGCGGGTGAGTCCAACCAGTCGAGTCTGAGCGGTTCTGAGGTTCCAGTGAAGCTCTAAGATTCTGTAGCTGTAGTCGTGGATCCTTCGTTAGAACGAGATGTGAAACGTTTTCTGTTCCTGTTCGTCAGACGTGACGAGAAAACTCTCTCAGTTTGGGttttatggatttttttaattaagatttttttaattaagatcAATCTATTTTAATCTTTTCATTAATTTGATGTCGAACAGAAACAGTTTGTATTCGTGTTAAAGTTCAACATCATGGAAAtattagttttgtgtttttttttgctgagaaCCAGATGAGAAGTTTCTCTCATGTGTTTTCAGGTAGTTAGCCTTTAGCTTAGCATCAAAACTACAAACCGCTGCTTTGGTTCagactgaaaaataacaaataataacatGTTGTATCTCAACTGTTTGACCTGCGGAAAATGATCATTGAAAAAAACTGGATTTTGTtcataaaacacattcacagctcGTTACTCGTTACTGGTTCcatgtgtgtgaacgtgtgattctctcagtgtgtgaacgagtgaacgtgtgattctcagtgtgtgaacgagtgattctctcagtgtgtgaacgagtgaacgtgtgattctcagtgtgtgaacgagtgattctctcagtgtgtgaacgagtgattctctcagtgtgtgaacgagtgattctctcagtgtgtgaacgagtgattctctcagtgtgtgaacgagtgaacgagtgattctctcagtgtgtgaacgagtgactCTCTCAGTAagtgaacgagtgattctctcagtgtgtgaacgagtgattctctcagtgtgaacgtgtgaacctcagtgtgtgaacgagtgattctcagtgtgtgaacgagtgaacgtgtgaacctcagtgtgtgaacgtgtgattctcagtgtgtgaacgagtgattctctcagtgtgtgaacgagtgattctctcagtgtgtgaacgtgtgaacgtgtgaacctcagtgtgtgaacatgtgattctctcagtgtgtgaacgtgtgattctctcagtgtgtgaacgagtgaacgtgtgattctcagtgtgtgaacgtgtgattctcagtgtgtgaacgagtgattctctcagtgtgtgaacgagtgattctctcagtgtgtgaacgagtgattctctcagtgtgtgaacgagtgattctctcagtgtgtgaacgagtgattctctcagtgtgtgaacgagtgaacgagtgattctctcagtgtgtgaacgagtgactCTCTCAGTAagtgaacgagtgattctctcagtgtgtgaacgagtgattctctcagtgtgaacgtgtgaacctcagtgtgtgaacgagtgattctcagtgtgtgaacgagtgaacgtgtgaacctcagtgtgtgaacgtgtgattctcagtgtgtgaacgagtgattctctcagtgtgaacgagtgaacgtgtgaacctcagtgtgtgaacgagtgaacgtgtgattctcagtgtgtgaacgtgtgattctcagtgtgtgaacgtgtgattctcagtgtgtgaacgagtgattctctcagtgtgtgaacgagtgattctcagtgtgtgaacgtgtgattctcagtgtgtgaacgagtgattctctcagtgtgtgaacgactGATTCTCAGTgagtgaacgagtgattctctcagtgtgtgaacgagtgattctctcagtgtgtgaacgagtgattctcagtgtgaacgagtgattctctcagtgtgtgaacgagtgattctctcagtgaGTGAACaagtgattctctcagtgtgtgaacgagtgaacgagtgattctctcagtgtgtgaacgagtgattctctcagtgtgaaCAAGTGATTCTCTCAGTGAGTGAACGAATGATTCTCTCAGGGTGTGAACGAGTGAACgtgtgattctcagtgtgtgaacgagtgattctcagtgtgtgaatgtgtgattctcagtgtgtgaacgagtgattctctcagtgagtgaacgagtgattctctcagtgtgtgaacgagtgattctcagtgtgtgaacgagtgattctctcagtgtgtgaacgagttattctctcagtgtgtgaacaagtgattctctcagtgtgtgaacgagtgattctcagtgtgtgaacgagtgaatgagtgattctcagtgtgtgaacgagtgattctctcagtgagtgaacgagtgattctctcagtgtgtgaacgagtgattctcagtgtgtgaacgagtgattctctcagtgtgtgaacgagttattctctcagtgtgtgaacaagtgattctctcagtgtgtgaacgagtgaacgagtgattctctcagtgtgtgaacgagtgaacgagtgattctctcagtgtgtgaacgagtgattctctcagtgtgaacaagtgattctctcagtgagtgaacgagtgattctctcagggtgtgaacgagtgaacgtgtgattctcagtgtgtgaacgagtgattctcagtgtgtgaatgtgtgattctcagtgtgtgaacgagtgattctctcagtgagtgaacgagtgattctctcagtgtgtgaacgagtgattctcagtgtgtgaacgagtgattctctcagtgtgtgaacgagttattctctcagtgtgtgaacaagtgattctctcagtgtgtgaacgagtgaacgagtgattctctcagtgtgtgaacgagtgattctctcagtgtgaacaagtgattctctcagtgagtgaacgagtgattctctcagggtgtgaacgagtgaacgtgtgattctcagtgtgtgaacgtgtgattctcagtgtgtgaacgagtgattctcagtgtgtgaacgagtgattctcagtgtgtgaacgtgtgattctcagtgtgtgaacgtgtgattctcagtgtgtgaacgagtgattttctcagtgtgtgaacgtgtgattctctcagtgtgaacgagtgattctcagtgtgtgaacgtgtgattctcagtgtgtgaacgagtgattctcagtgtgtgaacgtgtgattctcagtgtgtgaacgtgtgattctctcagtgtgaacgagtgattctcagtgtgtgaacgtgtgaacctcagtgtgtgaacgagtgattctcagtgtgtgaacgtgtgattctcagtgtgtgaacgtgtgattctcagtgtgtgaacgtgtgattctctcagtgtgaacgagtgaacgtgtgaacctcagtgtgtgaacgagtgaacgtgtgaacctcagtgtgtgaacgagtgaacgagtgattctcagtgtgtgaacgagtgattctcagtgtgtgaacgtgtgaacctcagtgtgtgaacgtgtgattctcagtgtgtgaaggtgtgattctctcagtgtgtgaacgtgtgaacctcagtgtgtgaacgagtgattctcagtgtgtgaacgtatgaacgagtgattctcagtgtgaaggtgtgattctctcagtgtgtgaacgagtgattctcagtgtgtgaacgagtgattctcagtgtgtgaacgagtgattctcagtgtgtgaacgagtgattctctcagtgtgaacgagtgattctctcagtgaGTGAACGAGTTATTCTCTCAGagtgtgaacgagtgattctctcagtgtgtgaacgagttattgtctcagtgtgtgaacgtgtgattctctcagtgtgtaaacgagtgaacgagtgattctctcagtgtgtgaacgtgtgattctcagtgtgtgaacgtgtgattctcagtgtgtgaacgtgtgattctcagtgtgtgaacgtgtgattctcagtgtgtgaacgagtgattctcagtgtgtgaacgagtgattctctcagtgtgtgaacgtgtgattctcagtgtgtgaacgtgtgattctcagtgtgtgaacgtgtgattctcagtgtgtgaacgagtgattctcagtgtgtgaacgagtgattctcagtgtgtgaacgagtgaacgtgtgattctcagtgtgtgaacgagtgattctctcagtgtgtgaacgagtgattctctcagtgtgtgaacgtgtgattctctcagtgtgtgaaggtgtgattctcagtgtgtgaacgtgtgattctcagtgtgtgaacgtgtgattctcagtgtgtgaacgagtgattctcagtgtgtgaacgagtgattctcagtgtgtgaacgagtgaacgtgtgattctcagtgtgtgaacgagtgattctctcagtgtgtgaacgagtgattctctcagtgtgtgaacgtgtgattctctcagtgtgtgaaggtgtgattctcagtgtgtgaacgagtgattctcagtgtgtgaacgtgtgattctcagtgtgtgaacgtgtgattcCCTCTCCCTCAGGTGACCCTCTTCGAGCAGAGGAACTTCGCCGGCCGGAGACTGGACCTGAGTTCCGACTGCGCCCGAATCAGCGACAAGAACTTCCCTGAGAGATGCAACTCTGTGCAGGTGGAGAGCGGAGCGTAAgtcagcagcgccccctggagttCAGCACCCGTCACTGCCACACACCAGAGAAATGATCAACCTGAGTTCTTCAGCTGAACATCAGGGAGGTTTCATAGAATGAGGTCGACAAGAGAACGTGTGAAATAATTAATATTAGAAAATAAGCAATAAAATACTATGAATTAGAAATACAGggaaatataaattataaaatataaatcttccaacacagatgtaaatatctgactctttgtctttgactctttgtctttgactctttgtttctaactctttgactctttcactctgactctctgactctctgactctttgactctgactctttgttTCTAACTCTTGGACTCCTtcactctttgactctttgactctttgactctctgactctctgactctctgactctgactccttTACGCTTTGTTTCtaactctctgactctctgactctctgactctctgactctttgactctttgactctgactctttgactctgactctttgttTCTAACTCTTGGACTCCTtcactctttgactctttgactctctgactctctgactctgactccttTACGCTTTGTTTCtaactctctgactctctgagtCTTTGACtcttgactctttgactctttgtttctaactctttgactctttgactctttgactctgactctctgactctgactctttgactccTTTACTCTTTGTTTCtaactctctgactctctgactctttgactccTTTACTCTTTGTTTCTAACTCTCTGACTTgttgactctctgactctctgactctctgactctttgactctgactctctgactcgttgactctctgactctttgactccTCTCCTCAGCTGGATCGGTTATGAGCATGAGAACTTCCGGGGCCGTCAGTACCTGTGGGACATGTCTGACCGAGGAGAGTACAACTGCTACGACAAGTGGTGCGCTCAGGTGGACCACGTGTCCTCGGTGCGCTCCGTCAAACAGGTGAAGACACCAACAGGATCATATATCCAATCAGATCAATACACCATCAAGTCGCTGCTGCAACAGCTACAGTTATAGCTGGTGACAGACAGTTAAACACTTGTGTAACCTCCAGGACACCAACCCGGCCAAGGCTCATCTGTTTGAGCGAGCTGGTTACTCCGGTAAGAAGATGGAGATCCAGGACGACATCCCCAACCTGATGAGCCGCTACAGCCTGAACCGAGTCGCCTCCATCCGCGTCCTGGGAGGAGCGTGAGTGCAGCCGCTGCAGCTTGCTCTCTGCTCGTCACAGACATCCGCTCATCcaactgctctgtgtgtgtctgtgtgtgtctgtgtgcgtgcaggTGGGTGGTGTACCAGGAGCCTAACTACAGAGGGCCTCACTACATCCTGGAGAAACGTGATTACAACAACTTCTCTGACTGGGGAAGCCAGAACAACACGGTGGGCTCCATGCGCCGCGTCCGCTTCACCTGAGCATCAgttccatcttcatcatcttcatcaccagcagcatcatcctcatcctcatctcaTGATGCTGTGAACACGACGTCCACACATCATGACCCCTGTCAGCTCTACACACAATAAAACTTATTTTAGTAATAAAccttaaaaagacaaatgttcTGAGTCTTGAgtctttattaaaatgttcttgAATTGTGGAAATATTCCAAAATTACCATAATTATCTAAGAGCAGTTCGTCAAGTCGTGTGAATGTCAGAGAGAAATCTCTTATCTACGGATCTTTGACTTTCTTTGTTGTGCGTCTTTCCCATGAAGATCAGCAGAttgttcattgtgttgttttagacGGAGCTTCTTTGTGACTCGCTGGAGGAAAGCACCCAACAGGTCATCAGAGGTCACCTCCTCTTTAAACCTTCGAGTTTCCCAGAAACAGATTCGATCTAGAGATTATCTGGAGATGAAAGCACATCTGAATAATGTGACTCCACCCGTCTCTTATCTTCTTTGATAATCTACGTTGTAATAACAATGTACAAAGATAGTTATGTACTCTCATAACACAAAGCAGGGAcatgagttttattttgatgtgatTCTCATTCTCATTAAGTTGTCATCCATAATTTCCAAACaaattcacatttacatttaaagcaaatattatatatcattaatattaacaatcCTTAGAAGTTATACTAGTTTATTATATgcatataaactgtatattgtTCTTGCGGCCTTCTGGAGTGAACATCATGAGTTTAATAACAGGTTTCTATAAATTGAAGTCACCGTCATGTACGATCTTAATCTTTAATTCTGAAAACTGACCGAAAAAATATGGAAATGTAAATCCtagaaaacacaataactgCGTCATTAGTTGGTAAAGTTGTTATTAGATAAGAACAAATCCAAATATGTGAAAGTAAGTTTTAAATTTCCTCTGGAGAACAGGTGGTGAACAACGctaaacattttaaacttcTTTACATCTGAACACTTCAATTTGAAATCATCAGTCATTAATTTCACCCAAAACCTGTAGAACAGCTTTTTATTATGTTTCTTCAGAATAACGCACTTCCTTCTGTGAtggttcatgtgtttttattgagaACTGTTTTCTTACAGTCATCGTCAAACGTTGCTCTGCAGATCAGCAGCTGAATTAAAATCACGTCTACAAATACCTGATGAATCTGAGGGAAAGTGTGAAGAGACAAAAAGAGCCGAGCGGCGTCTTGGACTCCGGTGAACAGACGCTCAGCGAGACGCATCCTGTAACATGTCAGTGGGTTaaaggttgttttgtttctagAGGACGTTAGTTAGATCCTGATATTTATTTAACACCTGGAAAGTTCCTTCAGTTCAGGTTTAATAAAAATCGAATCGAACAAACCTCAACATCTTGTAAACAATCACAGAATTCATACAAAT encodes:
- the crybgx gene encoding crystallin beta gamma X; this encodes MNIFTKVPGLAQQTSKLGSVLQRAFYGSSGRVTLFEQRNFAGRRLDLSSDCARISDKNFPERCNSVQVESGAWIGYEHENFRGRQYLWDMSDRGEYNCYDKWCAQVDHVSSVRSVKQDTNPAKAHLFERAGYSGKKMEIQDDIPNLMSRYSLNRVASIRVLGGAWVVYQEPNYRGPHYILEKRDYNNFSDWGSQNNTVGSMRRVRFT